The Plasmodium knowlesi strain H genome assembly, chromosome: 14 genome has a segment encoding these proteins:
- a CDS encoding RNA pseudouridylate synthase, putative — translation MFPSVQLKRSTLLRLSKILSLSAVTSRGKAQELIKNGKVKVNNQVVRQNVVVDINSAIELDGKPILVDVTTKLWGIYKPKHVFCSSETNYEYEEKKQALKIAPPHELLPCGRLPERGSYSTTQLEPGDMRKTFLPEGRSQIVQARRSDHYQGYSGKVDERLRMLNWKEDIVRYPPEVRRNPDELEKPSRSEPQKLNTNLFDFIRKKNKAYETKNNIANDIPEHLIVVNSLSASSEGLVLLTNDGDFARNLKGIENNIITSYIVKVKEELTNEKIKLIEKGCNVGDVHIRPLDVHVIKQHSSSPKWIKLTYVEKSHTYLNLLFSKYGLTIRKCKRFSFGPYKASDLSENFLTPIKIHSTLSHLIPKYSPKLILAQPTGNVLTDECDKFVLVKDYLKNSVIRGVTHQTTINGDEVT, via the exons ATGTTTCCCTCTGTTCAGCTAAAGAGAAG CACGCTCTTGAGGCTCTCCAAGATTCTTTCCCTGTCCGCTGTCACGTCCAGGGGAAAAGCGCAGGAGTtgattaaaaatggaaaagtgaaG GTGAATAACCAAGTGGTGCGTCAGAATGTCGTCGTAGACATAAACTCAGCCATCGAACTGGACGGCAAGCCAATCCTTGTTGATGTCACAACCAAACTGTGGGGTATCTACAAGCCCAAACATGTGTTTTGCAGCTCGGAGACAAATTACGAatatgaggagaagaagcagGCTCTAAAGATTGCTCCCCCCCACGAGTTGTTGCCATGTGGGAGGTTACCAGAGAGGGGTAGTTATTCCACTACGCAATTGGAACCTGGAGATATGCGGAAAACCTTTCTTCCTGAAGGAAGGAGCCAAATAGTTCAGGCAAGAAGAAGTGATCATTACCAAGGGTATTCAGGAAAGGTGGATGAAAGATTAAGGATGTTAAATTGGAAGGAAGATATTGTTAGGTATCCACCCGAAGTGAGAAGGAACCCAGACGAATTGGAGAAACCCTCGCGGAGTGAACCCCAAAAGCTAAATACAAACCTTTTTGAttttataagaaaaaagaacaaggcATATGAAACGAAAAATAATATCGCGAATGATATCCCGGAACATCTCATCGTAGTGAACAGTTTAAGTGCATCCAGTGAAGGATTGGTGCTACTAACAAATGATGGAGACTTCGCAAGAAATTTAAAAGGCATAGAAAACAACATTATCACTTCGTACATCGTAAAGGTGAAGGAAGAACtcacaaatgaaaaaataaaattaattgaAAAAGGTTGTAACGTTGGTGATGTACACATAAGACCACTAGATGTGCATGTTATCAAACAACattcttcctcccccaaATGGATCAAACTTACTTACGTAGAAAAATCACACACAtatttaaaccttcttttttcgaaATATGGCTTAACCATTAGGAAGTGTAAACGTTTTTCCTTTGGCCCGTATAAAGCATCGGATCTCTCAGAGAATTTTCTCACGCCGATAAAAATACACAGTACACTCTCTCACCTAATCCCCAAGTACTCTCCAAAATTGATTCTCGCACAACCCACTGGAAATGTTCTAACGGATGAATGTGATAAATTCGTCCTCGTTAAGGATTATCTGAAAAATTCTGTAATTCGGGGGGTGACACACCAGACAACTATAAATGGCGACGAAGTTACATGA
- a CDS encoding NIMA related kinase 1, putative, producing the protein MPSKYDDGESRLNEYEVIKKIGNGRFGEVFLVKHKRTQEFFCWKAISYRGLKEREKSQLVIEVNVMRELKHKNIVRYIDRFLNKANQKLYILMEFCDAGDLSRNIQKCYKMFGKIEEHAIVDITRQLLHALAYCHNLKDGPNGERVLHRDLKPQNIFLSTGIRHIGKITAQANNLNGRPIAKIGDFGLSKNIGIESMAHSCVGTPYYWSPELLLHETKSYDDKSDMWALGCIIYELCSGKTPFHKANNFSQLISELKRGPDLPIKGKSKELNMLIKNLLNLSAKERPSALQCLGYQIIKNVGPPGGGGVAPMPGAVVTRRNPSKEHTGLQLATVENGKNGEDVNYGISQNVLINQRNEEQHGRRSSSSVSRQSVNNVTNKDDRKYPQDGGTNCHAVSGHYGGRVDKDHTERTRIEKENAHRKALEMKILEKKRIERLERERVERLERGRVERLERERVERLERERVDRLERERVDRLERERVDRLERDRLEKARRNSYYLKSMENGLSAGGVPTDGSSVGATEGRNHSGVRSSVHCSIQSSVRGGVHDSVRSGVHDSVRGGVHDSVRSGVHDSVRGSVHDSVRGGVHDSVRSGIPDNVRKSSGVKVEGMGNARAPVPNQGTHDGSFSRGKDTSNHVSSYKPYIYDSRKEKNYQETFDRNEVHGYRKNSPITTIVPSSHVMQTKGNTGMSVNSKYLGGAGYGGYSNNHSATGQYVGNPMESVKYREHNKYSVVGLAKNAKEVYKETVNPICSTESQYERVYNHGNRGGHTHSGSGSSGGERTDHRDGGTCKSNRVSNIYFNDNARRSVSALPHMNAINAKKSSIYNNTCDEGTLSKKSVEVDRSYKHLEKDREYLLEKRKMLMEKEKGIYNRMRHNNDYAYAPVRAFDRGEDKKPNELDRRNRSLSMCMNEQEKRRGSSTYNVKEYHDEEEELHNSYTLQKRNMYALKNFTHKGPDAYTCR; encoded by the exons ATGCCTAGCAAGTACGACGATGGAGAAAGCCGCCTAAACGAGTACgaagtaattaaaaaaataggaaatggAAGGTTTGGTGAGGTCTTCCTTGTAAAGCATAAAAGAACACAGGAGTTCTTCTGTTGGAAGGCTATATCATATAGAGGGTtgaaagaaagagaaaaatcacAACTAGTAATTGAAGTGAATGTAATGAGAGAACTAAAACATAAGAACATTGTTCGGTACATAGATCGCTTTCTGAATAAAGCCAATCAGAAGTTATATATCCTCATGGAGTTCTGTGATGCAGGGGATTTATCAAGGAATATACAAAAGTGCTACAAAATGTTTGGGAAAATAGAAGAGCATGCAATTGTAGATATTACAAGACAGTTACTACATGCCTTAGCCTACTGCCATAATTTAAAGGATGGACCAAATGGCGAGAGAGTATTACACAGAGATTTGAAACCACAGAATATATTCTTATCAACTGGAATTCGACACATAGGAAAGATAACAGCTCAAGCGAATAATTTAAATGGAAGGCCTATAGCAAAAATTGGAGATTTTGGACTTAGTAAAAATATTGGCATAGAGAGTATGGCACACTCATGTGTAGGTACCCCATACTATTGGTCACCTGAATTGTTGTTACATGAAACGAAGAGTTATGATGACAAGAGTGATATGTGGGCTCTTGGTTGTATCATTTATGAACTTTGCTCTGGCAAAACTCCATTTCATAAGGCGAATAATTTTTCGCAACTTATTTCTGAGCTTAAGAGGGGACCTGATTTGCCCATTAAAGGGAAGTCCAAGGAACTAAATATGTTGATAAAGAATTTATTAAACTTGTCTGCGAAAGAACGACCCAGTGCTTTGCAGTGTCTGGGGTATCAGATTATTAAGAATGTTGGTCCTCCTGGGGGGGGAGGTGTGGCTCCTATGCCCGGTGCTGTTGTCACGAGGAGAAATCCATCCAAGGAACACACCGGTTTGCAGCTAGCCACTGTGGAAAACGggaaaaatggtgaagacgTGAATTATGGCATTTCACAGAATGTCCTGATAAACCAAAGGAATGAAGAACAACATGGGAGGAGAAGCTCTAGCTCCGTCAGCAGACAGAGCGTCAATAATGTTACGAATAAGGATGATAGAAAGTACCCCCAGGATGGAGGTACTAACTGTCATGCTGTTAGTGGGCACTACGGTGGTCGGGTTGATAAGGACCACACGGAGAGAACCCgaattgaaaaggaaaacgcgCATCGGAAGGCGCTTGAGATGAAAATCCTGGAGAAGAAGCGAATCGAGAGGCTCGAAAGGGAACGCGTGGAGCGATTGGAAAGGGGGCGCGTGGAGCGACTGGAAAGGGAGCGGGTTGAGAGGTTGGAACGGGAGCGAGTAGACCGCCTCGAACGGGAGCGTGTTGATCGCCTCGAAAGGGAGCGAGTGGACCGCCTTGAACGAGACCGATTGGAGAAGGCGCGGCGGAATTCGTACTATCTGAAAAGTATGGAGAATGGACTCAGCGCAGGAGGCGTGCCAACCGACGGATCCAGTGTGGGTGCCACCGAAGGAAGGAATCACAGCGGCGTGCGCAGTAGTGTACACTGCAGCATACAGAGCAGTGTGAGGGGTGGTGTGCATGACAGTGTGAGGAGCGGTGTGCATGACAGTGTGAGGGGTGGTGTGCATGACAGTGTGAGGAGCGGTGTGCATGACAGTGTGAGGGGCAGCGTGCATGACAGTGTGAGGGGTGGTGTGCATGACAGTGTGAGGAGCGGTATACCTGACAACGTGCGGAAGAGTAGTGGTGTGAAGGTCGAAGGGATGGGAAATGCGCGAGCGCCAGTGCCCAATCAAGGCACTCACGACGGAAGCTTCTCCAGAGGGAAAGACACAAGTAATCATGTTAGTAGCTACAagccatatatatatgacagtaggaaggaaaagaattatcAAGAAACCTTTGATCGGAACGAGGTGCATGGGTACAGGAAGAACAGCCCCATAACCACGATAGTACCCTCAAGTCATGTTATGCAGACAAAAGGTAACACAGGAATGAGTGTGAATTCTAAGTACCTGGGTGGAGCGGGCTATGGAGGGTATAGCAACAATCACTCCGCCACTGGTCAGTACGTCGGGAACCCCATGGAGAGTGTAAAATATCGAGAACATAACAAGTACAGTGTTGTTGGGCTAGCCAAGAATGCAAAGGAGGTGTACAAAGAGACGGTGAACCCGATTTGTTCGACGGAGTCGCAGTACGAACGGGTGTACAATCATGGTAACAGGGGAGGGCATACTCACAGTGGGAGTGGGAGCAGTGGAGGAGAGAGAACCGACCACCGAGATGGCGGGACCTGCAAAAGCAATCGGGTGTCCAACATTTACTTCAATGACAACGCCAGGAGGAGCGTCAGCGCGTTGCCACACATGAATGCAATAAACGCGAAGAAATCTAGCATATACAATAACACCTGTGATGAAGGCACGCTTAGTAAGAAGAGTGTCGAGGTAGATCGGAGTTACAAGCATCTGGAGAAGGATAGAGAGTATCTTCTGGAGAAGCGCAAAATGCTcatggagaaggagaagggcaTCTACAACCGAATGCGCCATAACAACGACTACGCGTATGCGCCAGTGCGCGCCTTTGACCG AGGAGAAGACAAGAAGCCAAACGAGTTGGATAGGCGAAACAGAAGCCTCTCCATGTGTATGAATGAGCAAGAGAAACGAAGAGGCTCATCAACGTATAACGTGAAGGAGTACCAcgacgaggaggaagaactCCATAACAGCTACACTCtgcaaaagagaaatatGTACGCCTTGAAGAATTTTACGCACAAGGGTCCGGATGCCTACACGTGCAGGTAG
- a CDS encoding merozoite surface protein 9, with protein sequence MRVSIIIFSFVVFLVKGHIAKSDDKKNFSKLFDANLVNNYEKLFKVIKCQYCLTQKKGAQNEKCKKIMKECKHLLKDGEYMTMLKDLMSDLKVGKNEHVYGPNTEELKKIINFLELHKQEIKKIKNMIDTIKNNKAILLINGGDNAMVHKLNKKMKSLKNGVEYIQKSQEAITKHLSENDDEVNNILPDMFHLKGTTNKNGNELIQLGNVTDTDGENNYELGNLGVEDVIKNSMKGLFKDGEGLMDVVKNTLMQEGGGIGGELVSLIEKGKEIGQKIVDIEGMITNKDGTANADGTTIEKLDHFKTELSSYEFLITSLKGIVLGKLKDILLRLLYKAYISYKTKKAKEFGEPVPSEVPEEEYLNELKKGGLELGIKILFNKLRYLLIVIKKKLFPKKFGNKEDKTKKGENKALPKSVTLESAKLNSNMLRGSVCEEDVSLMTSIDNMIEEIDFYEKEIYKGSHSGGVIKGMDYDLEDDENDEDEMTEQMVEEVADHITQDMIDEVAHHVLDNITHDMAHMEEIVQGLSGDVTQIKEIVQKVNVAVEKVKHIVETEETQKTVEPEQIEETQNTVEPEQTEETQKTVEPEQTEETQNTVEPEQIEETQKTVEPEQTEEAQKTVEPEQTEETQKTVEPEQTEETQKTVEPEQTEETQKTVEPEQTEETQKTVEPEQTEETQKTVEPEQTEETQNTVEPEPTQETQNTVEP encoded by the coding sequence ATGCGCGTGAGCATcatcattttctccttcgtgGTGTTCCTGGTGAAGGGACACATAGCAAAGTCTGATGACAAGAAGAACTTCTCAAAGCTTTTCGACGCGAACTTGGTGAACAATTACgagaaattatttaaagTAATAAAATGCCAGTACTGTTTAACtcagaaaaaaggagcacaaaatgaaaaatgcaaaaagatAATGAAAGAGTGCAAACACTTGCTGAAGGATGGAGAGTACATGACCATGTTGAAAGATTTAATGAGTGACTTGaaggtgggaaaaaatgaacatgtgTATGGACCAAATACAGAGGagttgaagaaaattatcaaCTTCTTGGAGTTGCACAAGCAAgaaatcaaaaaaataaaaaacatgaTTGACACTATAAAGAATAATAAAGCCATTTTGTTAATCAATGGAGGAGACAACGCCATGGTCCATAagttgaataaaaaaatgaaatccCTAAAGAACGGTGTTGAATACATACAGAAGAGCCAAGAAGCTATAACAAAACATCTAAGTGAGAATGACGATGAGGTAAATAATATTCTACCCGACATGTTTCACTTAAAAGGaacaacaaataaaaatggcaaCGAACTTATCCAACTAGGAAACGTAACAGATACTGATGGTGAAAATAACTATGAGTTAGGAAATCTCGGTGTAGAAGATGTTATAAAGAACAGCATGAAGGGGTTATTTAAAGATGGTGAAGGACTCATGGACGTTGTGAAGAACACCTTGATgcaagaaggaggaggaattgGTGGAGAGTTAGTTAGCCTCatagaaaagggaaaagaaatcgGACAGAAAATTGTGGACATTGAAGGAATGATAACGAATAAGGATGGAACTGCTAATGCGGATGGAACAACCATTGAAAAATTGGATCACTTCAAAACAGAATTGTCTTCATATGAATTTTTGATAACCAGCCTTAAAGGAATCGTCCTGGGTAAACTTAAGGATATCTTGCTACGACTTTTGTACAAAGCCTACATAAGCTACAAGACTAAAAAGGCAAAAGAGTTTGGAGAACCTGTACCAAGTGAAGTGCCAGAAGAAGAATATCTCAATGaacttaaaaaaggaggactTGAattaggaataaaaatactCTTCAACAAATTACGATATTTACTCATCgtcataaagaaaaagttatTCCCAAAGAAGTTTGGAAATAAGGAGGACAAGACAAAGAAGGGAGAGAACAAGGCACTTCCCAAAAGCGTCACCCTTGAATCTGCTAAACTCAATTCCAATATGTTGAGAGGCTCTGTTTGCGAGGAAGACGTCAGCCTCATGACGAGCATAGACAACATGATTGAAGAAATTGATTTCtatgagaaggaaatatataagGGTTCACACAGTGGAGGAGTGATTAAGGGGATGGACTACGACTTGGAAGATGACGAAAACGATGAGGATGAAATGACCGAACAGATGGTTGAGGAGGTCGCGGATCATATTACTCAGGATATGATCGACGAGGTAGCTCACCACGTGCTAGATAATATCACTCACGACATGGCCCACATGGAGGAAATCGTCCAGGGGCTCTCCGGGGATGTCACCCAAATAAAGGAAATCGTACAGAAGGTAAACGTGGCAGTCGAGAAGGTTAAGCATATAGTGGAAACTGAGGAAACACAGAAAACTGTAGAACCTGAACAAATTGAGGAAACACAGAACACTGTGGAGCCTGAACAAACTGAGGAAACACAGAAAACTGTAGAACCTGAACAAACTGAGGAAACACAGAACACTGTAGAACCTGAACAAATTGAGGAAACACAGAAAACTGTAGAACCTGAACAAACTGAGGAAGCACAGAAAACTGTAGAACCTGAACAAACTGAGGAAACACAGAAAACTGTAGAACCTGAACAAACTGAGGAAACACAGAAAACTGTAGAACCTGAACAAACTGAAGAAACACAGAAAACTGTAGAACCTGAACAAACTGAGGAAACGCAGAAAACTGTAGAACCTGAACAAACTGAGGAAACGCAGAAAACTGTAGAACCTGAACAAACTGAGGAAACGCAAAATACCGTAGAGCCTGAACCAACTCAGGAAACACAGAACACTGTAGAGCCTTAG